ACGGCCCGAGTTCTGTACTTCACGGACGGCTCGCTCACGAAGCTCGTCGGGATACTTCCTGGGTGCAGGCGTCAGAGCTGCGCTTCCCATCCGCCGGATCAGTCATGCCCGGCCTCAGGGCCGCTACGAAACCCGGATCAGCTCACTGAGGGGCGCCTCCCGTCCGGTGGTTTCCTACCCCTTTCCCGGACGGGAGGCGCCCCTCACGCCGGGCGCCAGGCGCCTTCGGCCGTCAGCCCGCTTCGGCAGCCGAGGTCCCGCCCGCGCCGGGTACCAGCCGCAGGGTCAGGATCTGGAACGGGCGAAGCGAGAGCGTCACCTCGGATCCGCGCAGGGCCGGTGCCGCCTCACCCTCCATGTCACGTTCCAGCAGATCCGTGATCCGGGCGGAGACCACCGGGAAACCGGCCCTGAGAGTGGTCCGCACGCGACCGCCCCCGGACTCGTAGAGGCGGACCACGACATCGCCCGAACGGTCGTCCGCGAGCTTGACCGCCTCGACGACGACACCCTCCTCGTCGATCCGCACCAGCGGCTCGACAGCCGCACCGCCGGGGACGGCGCGCTCGGGCAGGTTGAAGTGGTATCCCTCGCGGATCGCGTCCTGGATGTCCGCGCCGAGGACCAGCGCGTACCGCAGACGGTGCTCACCCCGGTCACAGTCGGGGTCCGGGAAGAGCGGAGCGCGCAGGAGCGAGACCCTCGCCGTCGTGGTCGTTCCGCCGTCGGGTCGCACGTCCCGCGTCACGTCGTGGCCGTAGCTGGAGTCGTTGACCAGGGCCGCACCCCAGCCGGGCTCCGCGAGGTGCAGATAGCGGTGGGCACAGATCTCGAACCGGGCACTGTCCCACGAGGTGTTGCTGTGCGTAGGGCGCCGGACATGACCGAAGGGAATCTCGGCACTGGACTCCGCCGCCCGTACGTCGAGCGGGAAGGCGGCCTTGAGGATCTTCTCGCACTCCTGCCAGTCGACGTGCGTCTCGATGTCGAGACGGCGGCTTCCCTCGTCGAGGCGCAGCACCTGGGTGATGCGGGAGGCGTTGAAGCTCCGCACCACCCGTACGCCGTCGGGGACCGCACCGACCTCGTCGGCTTCGGTCAGGTCCCGCACGGTGTTGCGGTAGAAGGCGTCGACGTCCCAGGCGTCCCACTGGTTCGGGAAGTCCTGGTGCAGCTGGAGGAGGTTGCCGACCGTGCCCGGTGCGAGCGCCTCGCGTCCGGCCGTCAGGTCGAGGGCGGAGGTGACCAGGCCCCGGGCATCCACCGTGATGCGCACGAGGCCGTTGTCCAGGACGAACCCGCCGTCCTCGGTGGGCCGGGCGGCGACGGGGCCGACAGCCCGTGCCCGCGGCGAGGCGCCGAGCGCGGGGACGCCGTCCCGGGCATGCGGCGCCGCGTTGAACACGGTCTCACCGCCCGTCCCACTGCCGCTTGCGCCCGCCGAGAGGCTGCGCTGGGCGGTGCCGATGACCTCGCCGAGCTCGCGGGCCACCTCCGCGTACGTCTCCTCGGCCTCACGGTGCACCCAGGCGATAGACGTACCGGGCAGGATGTCGTGGAACTGGTGGAGCAGTACGGTCTTCCACACCCGGTCGAGCAGTTCGTACGGATACGGCCGGCCGGTGCGCAGGGTCGCGGTGGCGGCCCACAGCTCGGCTTCCCGCAGCAGGTGCTCGCTGCGCCGATTGCCCTGTTTGGTGGCGAGCTGGCTGGTCAGCGTGCCGCGGTGCAGCTCCAGGTAGAGCTCACCGACCCAGACGGGGGCGTCCGTGTACTCCTCCCGCGCCTTGGTGAAGAACTCCGCCGGGCCCTCCATCTCCAGCCGGGCCGAGCCTTCGAGGTCCTCCAGCCTTCGCGCACGAGCCAGCATCTCGCGGGTGGGACCACCGCCGCCGTCGCCGTAGCCGAAGGGGACGAGCGAACGGTTGGCCGCGCCCTTGTCCCGGAAGTTGCGCTCGGTGTGTCCGATGTCGGCGCCGGAGAGGTCGCCGTTGTAGGAGTCGACGGGCGGGAAGTGGCTGAAGATGCGGGTCCCGTCGATGCCCTCCCACCAGAAGGTGTGGTGGGGGAAGGCGTTGGTGGTGTTCCAGGAGATCTTCTGGGTCAGGAACCATTCGATGCCCGCCAGCTTCATGAGCTGGGGCAGAGCCGCGTTGTACCCGAACGTGTCGGGCAGCCACATGTCCTTCGTCTCGACCCCGAACTCCTCCAGGTAGAAGCGCTTCCCGTGCACGAACTGCCGGACCAGCGACTCCCCGCCGGACAGATTGGTGTCGGGCTCCACCCAGAGGCTGCCGGTCGGCAGGAACTGCCCGGTGTGCACCTTCTCGACCACGCGGGCGAACACCTCCGGCCGTTGCTCCTTGAGCCAGGCCAGCTGCTGCGCCTGCGACATGACGAAGCGGAAGTCCGGGTGGTCGTCCATCAGGGCGGTGACGTTCGAGACGGTCCGGGCCGCCTTGCGGACCGTCTCGCGTACGGGCCAGAGCCAGGCGGTGTCGATGTGCGCGTGGCCCACGGCGGAGACACGATGGGCTCCCGCGTGGGCGGGGGAGGCCAGCGACGGAGCGAGGACCTCGCGTGCGGGTGCGGCCGTACCGCCGATGTCCTGGAGATCGATGACGTCCAGCGCACGGTCCACGGCGTGCGCCAGCTGCCGGCGCCGGGTGGAGTCCTCGGGCAGCTGGTGCATCAGCCCGCCGAGCACGTCCAGATCCTGCACGAGTTCCCACACGACGGAGTCGAAGACGGCGAGGTCCATCCGGTTCAGCCGGTAGAGCGGCTCGTCCGGAGCCCCGCCGCCGCGCAACCAGGGGGCGACACCGCCCGCCCGGGTCGGGACGAACGGGTCGCCGTCCGTCCCCGAGTCGAAGATGACCGGATTGGCGGCCGCTTCGACGTAGTAGACGAACTCCTCGCCCCCGCAGGAAGGTTCGGCGATCGGGAGCCAGGCGTTGCGGGGATTGAGAGCCTTGACCGGTGTTCCGTCGGCGCGGTACACGAGGCCCTCCGCGGAGAAGCCCGGCTGGGTGGTGCCGAAGCCGAGGTCCAGAACCGCCTCGACCCGCTGTCCGGCCCAGGCGGCGGGAACCGTGCCGCTGATCCGGAACCAGCTGGTGGACCAGGCCGGTCCCCACGCCGCGCCGGTGCGGACCGGTTCGTACGGCGCCGCGAGTCCTTCGGACACGGGCACGGGCTCGCCGTCGACGTTCCAGATCGCGACGTCCAGCGGCAGGCTCTCGCGGTACACGGCGGGCCGCAGGCGCTGGTCCAGTACGCGGGCGAGCCGGCGTTCGGTGACCGTTCGGTCGTGGTGCATGGGAACTCCGTGAGGGATTGCGGGGAGGCGAAAGGGCAAGCCGGTGCCGTGGAAGGGACGGCAGGGGCTGGGTCAGCGCGTCCCGTAGCGGATGACGTGGGTGGGGACGACGGTTCTGCGGGCCGGGATCGGCTCGGCGGACGCGCCGTTGATCCGGTCGATGAGCATCTGGCCCGCCCGCCGGCCGATCTCGTCGGCGTCGTACGCGACGATGGTCAGCGGCAGACCGAGGACGTCGGCGAGGTCGAAGTCGTCGAAACCGGCGAGCGCGACCGGCCGGTCGAGCGCTCGCACGGCGCGGATGGCTCCCTGTGTCAGACGGTTGTTGGTGCAGAAGAGAGCCGTCGGCGCGTCGGGTGACTCGAGAAGCGCGCGTGCGGCGGCCTCGGCGGTCGGCACATCGGTGAGCCCGCGGCGTACCTGGCGCTCGTCGGGTTCGATCCCGGCGCTTTCGTGGGCGGCCCAGTATCCGCGGAACCGTTCCGCCCCGGTGTAGAGGGCGGGCGGGTTGCCCAGGAAGCCGATCCGGCGGTGGCCGTCCGCGATGAGCTGTCCGGCGGCCTGCTCGGCGCCGCCGAAGTCGTCGACCAGGACGCAGTCGGCGTCCATCCCGGCAGGCGGCCGGGAGGCCAGGACGATCGGGATGCCACGCAGCGCGGCGGGCGCCAGATGGCGGTGGCTGCTGCCGGCCGGGACGACGATCATGCCGTCGACCTGACGGGATGCCAGGTCCTCGACAAGCCCGCGCTCCTTGTCGACCTGCTCGGCGGTGTTGCTGAGCAGCACCCGCAAACCGTGCTCGGACGCCACCTCCTGCACACCGAGAGCCAGACGCGAATAGAACGGGTTGGCGAGGTTGGTGACGATCAGTCCGATCATCCCGCTGCCGCCCAGACGCAGGCTGCGCGCCGTCTCGTTGCGCCGGTAACCGAGCTCCTCGACGGCCGCCAGCACACGCTCCCGCGCCGTCTCGCTGACCCGGGTGTCGTTCTTGAGCACCCGGGAGACCGTCATGGCACTGACACCGGCGCGGGCGGCGACGTCGCGCATCGTCGGGGCTCCGCCGTCGCCCGGGAGGTGCTGTGCCATGGGCGGTTCTCCTGCGGGGTCGTCGGGTGGCCGGTGGGTCGTGAACGCCGTCATTCTAGATCCGTACCGGGGGAGTGCCGGCTGACCGGTGCAGAGCCCAGTGGGCGGCGCCGATCAGAGGTGCGTCGGCAGGGCGCAGAGCCGTGGCGGTCGGGGGCGCGGTCCCCGGAGCCCACGACTCGAAGCCTGCCCGGACGGCGGGCCCCACGAGGTCCCAGGACCCGGCCATCGACCCTCCGACGACCAGGAGTTCCGGCCGGAAGCGTTCGCACCACGGTGCGAGTGCCCGGCCCAGAGCGCCGAAGCAGTGCCGGACCGTCCGCAGGGCATGCGCGTCACCGGCGCGGGCAGAGCCGGCGATGTCATGCACGTCCGGGAGGCGGTGGTCGTCGGGCAATGCGGCGGCCCGGGCGTAGAACCTGCGGATCGCACGCCGCGAGACCACCTCCTCCAGGGGGAGCCCGTCGACGGCGATCCGGTGCGCCCTGCCGCCGGGCGGCACGTCGGGGCCGTCCACCACCGGGTTCCCACCGTCCAGGAAGGAGGAGCCGACGCCGGTGCCGAGCGTGATGCAGACGGCTCGGCGCCGGCCGGCGGCCGCGCCCGCCTGGTACTCGCCGATGGCGAAGGCGTCGGCGTCGTTGACGAAGCTGATGCCGCTCGGGGCCCCTGGGAGCCGGCCGAGCAGTTCCGCGCCCACGTCCACACCGTGCAGCGACTCGAACTTGCCGATTCCCCGGAAGCGGCCGACGCCGGCGGCGTAGTCGAAGGGGCCGGGTATCGCCACACCCCAGTGCGCGGCCGCCGGGACGTCCACACGGTCGGTGACGGCGGCGATCGCGTCGAGGAGCTCACGGGCCGGTGCGTCGGCGGGCACCGGCTGCCGTACGGCGGAGAAGGGGACGGGCAGTCCGGCCTCGGTGTCGATGACGGCGGCCGTCACGTGTGTGCCGCCGATCTCCAGCACGGGAACGCGGCTCATACCTGCGTCACCAGGGACTTCACCACGTGCACCGGCCGGCTGCCGACGGGGTGCAGCCGGTAGGGGCCGACGGACGCGGGCACGGTGAGGGTCTCGGCGAAGGCGAGGTCGTGACGGAGGCCGCCGGCGGTCTCCACGACGACGCCATCACCGGCCGAGACGTTGAGGATGTGGAAGCGGCCCGCGGTGTCGTCCTCGGCGGCCTCCGGACCCTCGATCACGAAGCGGTGCACCGCGTAGAACATGTCGGGCAGCTCACCGACGATCTCCTCACGCCAGCCCTGTCCCTCGCGCACGGTCCGCGGCTGCTGGACGAGGTCCTTCAGGACGTCTTCGCCGCGCCGGGAGGTGTCGAGGTTGGCGAAGCCGTGCGCGTACGAGAGCGGCCGGGGGGCGCCGGAAGTGCCCTTGCGCAGCCAGTCGTAGAAGCGCAGGGAGTAGAGGTAGGGCGTGGCGCTGATCTCCAGGACCAGGTTGCCCTCGCCGGACGAGTGCGGGGTGCCGGCCGGGATCATGAAGAGCTGCCCGGTGTCCGCCGGGTGCGTCATCACGTGGTCCTCGACGCGCAGCGGCAGCCCGTCCGCTGCGGCCGCCTCGACCTCCTTGCGCATGACGTCCACGTCCGTACTGTCCCGCAGGCCGAGATAGACCTGTGCACCGGGTTCGCTCGCGGTCACGTAGTACGTCTCGTGCTGGGTGTACGGCCAGCCGAATGTTTCCCGCATGTACTGCTCCTGCGGATGCAGGTGCAGGGAAAGGTTGCCGCCGCCGACCGTGTCGAGGTAGTCGAACCGGATGGGGAACGACGTGCCGTAGCGGCGGTGGACATCCGGGCCGAGGAACTCCTCGGGGTGCAGTTCGCACAGGAGCTGGAAGGGGATCTCCACCTGGGCCGCCGCGTCCTGGCCGACCAGGATCCCGGCTTCGGGGGCGATGAGCTCGTAGCCGAGGGCCGTGTTCCCGCCCCGGGGCTCGAAGCCGAGCTCCCGCGCGGCCCACTGTCCGCCCCACGGTGTGGAATTGAAGAAGGGGCGGGTGCGGACGGGGCCGGCCGCCAGCGCGGCGAGGGTGGCCCGCACGGCGGCGCCGTCCAGCGAGGCGGGGTCCTCGCCCTGGAGGTCGACCCAGCGGTCGACCCGGTGGGCGAAGGCGTCGCGGTGACGGTCACCGACGGGCCAGTCCGTGTAGAAGAGGCTGCGCAGCTCCCCGGGGGTGCCGGGGCGGCCGAGGTTGGCACCGAGCGGCAGCTCTCCGCGGGTGACGGCCTCCTCGGCGTACCGCTTCGGGAGGTCGGCCCACCAGAGCAGGTCGGGCTCGGCGAGGGCGGCCCCCGGACCGTAGGCGAGAAGGACGCCGGCGTGCGGGCGCTGCTGAACGGGGGGCGTCTCGAAGAGGTCGCCCATGGAGAACTCGGCGAGGGGCAGGAAGAAGGCGTCCGCGTCCGCGGCCGGGACACAGAGCCGTTCGACGGCCGCCGCGGACCACAGGCCCCGCACATCGCACACGGTGACTTCGGTGCCCCGGGCGCGCAGGGTGGCCGCGAGGGAGCCGGCGGCCTCCTCCCAGTCCAGTGCGGCGGGCCCGTCGAGGGCGAGGACGGTGGGGGCCGTCGGCAGGTCCGCCACGGCGGCCGTCCAGCCGGTGACGACGGTGCCGCCGGTGGCGGCGTACCGCGGGTTGCGTTCGTAGGGACGGGGCTGATGCACAGATGCTCCTGAGGACGGGGACCGGCAAGCACGTGCATGGTATCGATAACATTCGATGCGAACAAGATGCGCCTGACATTGATTCTTGTAAGGCCAGGTTGAGGTGCTGATCTGTCGAATCTGAAGGGAAACCCTTGTTTCGATCTCGTGGTGTCGTTAACATCCTGGCAACCCGGAGCGCGGAGACGGACGACGCACGCGCATTCGGTGGATCTCCACACCGCACCCCAGAGCCACGGATCCCGCCGGGATCCAGAGGGAAGTGAACGCATGAGATCAACCGGCGAGACGACAGAGCAGTCGTCTCACCCGATCCGCCGGCGCACCGTGCTGGCGGGCCTCGGCGCCGGCGCGGCGGCCGCGCTGGCCGGAGGCTGCGCACGCGGCGACAGCACGGCCTCGATTCCGGGTACGACGTCACTGGCCAACGACAACGCGACCTGGGACGCGGGATACGTCGCAGCCGGACGCGAGCTCAAGAAGCTCACCGGATACGCGCTGCGCCCGCTGTCCAACCCGAACCCCACCGCCTACACCCAGGTCACGCAGATCTCCCTGCAGACGACCAAGGCGACGGACCTGATCAAGTGGCAGTCGGGCTACAACCTCAAGCAACTCGCGCGCACCGGCAGCCTCAGCGACCTGACCGGGATGTGGGACGCGTACGAGCGCAAGGGCTGGGTGACCAGGTCCCTGCGCGACGCGATGTCCTACCGGGGCGCCGTGTACGGGGTGCCCCTCTACCAGTCGTACTACGTGCTGTTCTACAACACACAGCTCTTCGACAAGCACGGGCTGCGGGCACCGGAGACATGGGACGAGCTGCTCCACACCGCGGAGGTGCTCAAGAAGTCCGGCGTCACCCCGTTCGTCGCCACGCAGAACGGCAACTGGCCCGCGTACGAGTGGTTCGAGGAGCTGATCAGCAAGGTCGATCCGGGCTTCTACGCCGACCTGATCGCGGGCCGGGCCCGGTACACCGATCCGCAGGCGCACAAGGCCATGCAGATCTGGCAGGACTTCATGAAGAAGGGCTGGATGACCCCGGCCGACTTCGACCAGAACAACGGCCCTGCCGCACTGAAGACCGGCAAGGTCGGCATGTTCCTGCACGGTTCCTGGCAGTCGCAGGGGCTGGCGGCGGCCGGGATGAAGCCGGGCGAGGGTTTCGACGCCTTCGTCCTGCCTCCGGTCGACTCCTCCACGAAGCGGTCCGTGATCACCGAGGCGGGCGTCCTCGCCGTGCCCGAGAGGGCCGTGTCGCACGACGCCGCCATGGCCAACGCGGGCAACTGGCTGCACCCCTCGGTCCAGCGCGTGTGGACCGACTTCCTCCAGGACGGCTCGGCCAACCCGAAAGCAGTCACCTCCAATCCGGTGCTCGCCCGCATCAGGAAGAGGGCGCAGCGCGAACACTGGACCGAGCTGCCCCGCTACGGACAGTCCGGGCCGCCCAACCTCATGCAGGGAAACACCGACGACCTGGGCGCCTTCATGACACAGGCCATGTCGGCGGAGGCGACCCTGCGCAGCATGGCGAGCCGGGCCTCCAAGGAATGGGCCGCCTGGAACAAGGACGAATCATGACATCGGCAGTCGACAGGCGCCCCACGGCAGCCCCTTCACCCGTGCCGCCACCCGCATCCCCCGTCCGCACACCCCCGCGCAGGCTGAAGGACAGGCTGGCCGGAGCCGGCTTCCTGGCACCCGCCGTCCTGCTCGTCGCCGCCCTGCTCCTCACCCCGTTCGCCGTGACGCTGTACCGCAGCTTCTTCAGCGACGGCCGGGTCTCGTCCTTCAACCGGCTCACCAACTACGGTCTGTTCCTCAGCGATCCGGTTCTCGCGAAGTCCATCGAGAACACCCTGATGTGGGTGGTCGGCACGGTCGCCCTGCCGCTGGTCCTGGGCCTGGGTATCGCGGTCATGACCAACCAGTCCGGATGGTCCCGGGTGGCCCGGCTGCTCGTGGTCCTGCCGTACGCGATCTCCGGATCCGCCGTGGCCGTCGTGTGGAACTTCATCCTCACCACGGACGGTGCGGCGAACCAGGCCCTCCAGGCGCTCGGCCTGGGCTCGTTCGCCCAGGGCTGGCTGCTCGAATGGCCGGGCAACACCCTCGTCATGATCGTCGCCAACACCTGGCAGTCCACCGGTGTGGCCGTGATCCTCTTCCTGGTCGGCCTGCAGACCATCCCTCCGGAGACTCTGGAGGCGGCGTCGCTCGACGGCGCCGACGGCCTGCGGAAGTTCTGGTACGTCGTCATGCCCCAGCTGCGGACGGTGTCGGTGATCGTCGTCGGCAGCAGCCTGGTCAACGGGCTGAAGTCCTTCGACCTCATCTGGGTGCTGACTCAGGGCGGACCCGGCCGCAACTCCGAGACCCTCGCGGTCTCGATGTACCAGGAGACGTTCCTCGCGCTGCGTCCCGGCGCCGGGGCGGCGGTCGCCGTCGTCCTCACCGTCATCGTGCTGCTGGCCTCGTGGCTGTATCTGCGGCGCCAGCTGACCCCGAAAGGCGCATGAGCATGACCACCCGCCGCATCTCCGCCGGAACCGCCGTCCGCAACACGGTCCTGGTCCTCGTCTCCCTCCTCTGGGCCGTACCCACCTGGCTGCTGGTGGTCAACGCCCTGGTGCCGGCCGCCGACTACAGCGGCAGCCCGCACTGGCTGCCGCACGGTGGCTTCGGTCTGTTCGACAACATGTCGCAGGCGTGGACCAGGGCCAGGCTGGGCCCTGCGATGGGCAACAGCCTGCTCTACGCGGTGACCAGCTCGGCCGCCGCCATCGTGGTGGCCACGACCGCCGCGTTCGCCACCGTGATCATGCCCGTGAAGCGCAAGACCCTGTGGTTCTGGCTGATCTACTCGGGCACGCTGCTGCCTCTCCAGGTCTTCCTGCGCCCGCTGTTCCTCGCCTACGCGCGCACCGGCCTCTACGACGCGCAGATCGGCCTGTTCCTGGTCTACGTCGCGGTGGCGATCCCGTTCGCGTACTTCATCATGCGCAACTTCGCCCAGACGCTGCCCGGTGAGGTGATCGAGGCGGCGAGGCTGGACGGCGCGTCCTGGTGGCGCGTCTTCTGGCAGATCCACGTGCCGCTGTCCAGGTCCGCGATGGTCGCCGCGTTCGTCTTCCAGTTCGTCGCCGTATGGAACGACCTGCTCTTCGGGATCACCCTGTCCACCAGCCGCAACATCCGCCCGGTGATGGCCGCGCTCGCGGAGCTCCAGGGCAACTACTCCAATGTCGGGCCCCCGGTCGTGCTGGGCGGAGCGCTGCTCGTCTCGCTGCCGACCGTCGTCCTGTTCTTCTCCGCGCAACGGTTCTTCGTCAGCAGTCTCAAGCTCGGCTGACACCGGCCGAGGCCGTACGCACGGTCCGTACCCGTTC
This genomic interval from Streptomyces sp. NBC_00464 contains the following:
- a CDS encoding alpha-mannosidase — encoded protein: MHHDRTVTERRLARVLDQRLRPAVYRESLPLDVAIWNVDGEPVPVSEGLAAPYEPVRTGAAWGPAWSTSWFRISGTVPAAWAGQRVEAVLDLGFGTTQPGFSAEGLVYRADGTPVKALNPRNAWLPIAEPSCGGEEFVYYVEAAANPVIFDSGTDGDPFVPTRAGGVAPWLRGGGAPDEPLYRLNRMDLAVFDSVVWELVQDLDVLGGLMHQLPEDSTRRRQLAHAVDRALDVIDLQDIGGTAAPAREVLAPSLASPAHAGAHRVSAVGHAHIDTAWLWPVRETVRKAARTVSNVTALMDDHPDFRFVMSQAQQLAWLKEQRPEVFARVVEKVHTGQFLPTGSLWVEPDTNLSGGESLVRQFVHGKRFYLEEFGVETKDMWLPDTFGYNAALPQLMKLAGIEWFLTQKISWNTTNAFPHHTFWWEGIDGTRIFSHFPPVDSYNGDLSGADIGHTERNFRDKGAANRSLVPFGYGDGGGGPTREMLARARRLEDLEGSARLEMEGPAEFFTKAREEYTDAPVWVGELYLELHRGTLTSQLATKQGNRRSEHLLREAELWAATATLRTGRPYPYELLDRVWKTVLLHQFHDILPGTSIAWVHREAEETYAEVARELGEVIGTAQRSLSAGASGSGTGGETVFNAAPHARDGVPALGASPRARAVGPVAARPTEDGGFVLDNGLVRITVDARGLVTSALDLTAGREALAPGTVGNLLQLHQDFPNQWDAWDVDAFYRNTVRDLTEADEVGAVPDGVRVVRSFNASRITQVLRLDEGSRRLDIETHVDWQECEKILKAAFPLDVRAAESSAEIPFGHVRRPTHSNTSWDSARFEICAHRYLHLAEPGWGAALVNDSSYGHDVTRDVRPDGGTTTTARVSLLRAPLFPDPDCDRGEHRLRYALVLGADIQDAIREGYHFNLPERAVPGGAAVEPLVRIDEEGVVVEAVKLADDRSGDVVVRLYESGGGRVRTTLRAGFPVVSARITDLLERDMEGEAAPALRGSEVTLSLRPFQILTLRLVPGAGGTSAAEAG
- a CDS encoding ABC transporter substrate-binding protein encodes the protein MRSTGETTEQSSHPIRRRTVLAGLGAGAAAALAGGCARGDSTASIPGTTSLANDNATWDAGYVAAGRELKKLTGYALRPLSNPNPTAYTQVTQISLQTTKATDLIKWQSGYNLKQLARTGSLSDLTGMWDAYERKGWVTRSLRDAMSYRGAVYGVPLYQSYYVLFYNTQLFDKHGLRAPETWDELLHTAEVLKKSGVTPFVATQNGNWPAYEWFEELISKVDPGFYADLIAGRARYTDPQAHKAMQIWQDFMKKGWMTPADFDQNNGPAALKTGKVGMFLHGSWQSQGLAAAGMKPGEGFDAFVLPPVDSSTKRSVITEAGVLAVPERAVSHDAAMANAGNWLHPSVQRVWTDFLQDGSANPKAVTSNPVLARIRKRAQREHWTELPRYGQSGPPNLMQGNTDDLGAFMTQAMSAEATLRSMASRASKEWAAWNKDES
- a CDS encoding LacI family DNA-binding transcriptional regulator, with translation MAQHLPGDGGAPTMRDVAARAGVSAMTVSRVLKNDTRVSETARERVLAAVEELGYRRNETARSLRLGGSGMIGLIVTNLANPFYSRLALGVQEVASEHGLRVLLSNTAEQVDKERGLVEDLASRQVDGMIVVPAGSSHRHLAPAALRGIPIVLASRPPAGMDADCVLVDDFGGAEQAAGQLIADGHRRIGFLGNPPALYTGAERFRGYWAAHESAGIEPDERQVRRGLTDVPTAEAAARALLESPDAPTALFCTNNRLTQGAIRAVRALDRPVALAGFDDFDLADVLGLPLTIVAYDADEIGRRAGQMLIDRINGASAEPIPARRTVVPTHVIRYGTR
- a CDS encoding class I mannose-6-phosphate isomerase; translated protein: MHQPRPYERNPRYAATGGTVVTGWTAAVADLPTAPTVLALDGPAALDWEEAAGSLAATLRARGTEVTVCDVRGLWSAAAVERLCVPAADADAFFLPLAEFSMGDLFETPPVQQRPHAGVLLAYGPGAALAEPDLLWWADLPKRYAEEAVTRGELPLGANLGRPGTPGELRSLFYTDWPVGDRHRDAFAHRVDRWVDLQGEDPASLDGAAVRATLAALAAGPVRTRPFFNSTPWGGQWAARELGFEPRGGNTALGYELIAPEAGILVGQDAAAQVEIPFQLLCELHPEEFLGPDVHRRYGTSFPIRFDYLDTVGGGNLSLHLHPQEQYMRETFGWPYTQHETYYVTASEPGAQVYLGLRDSTDVDVMRKEVEAAAADGLPLRVEDHVMTHPADTGQLFMIPAGTPHSSGEGNLVLEISATPYLYSLRFYDWLRKGTSGAPRPLSYAHGFANLDTSRRGEDVLKDLVQQPRTVREGQGWREEIVGELPDMFYAVHRFVIEGPEAAEDDTAGRFHILNVSAGDGVVVETAGGLRHDLAFAETLTVPASVGPYRLHPVGSRPVHVVKSLVTQV
- a CDS encoding ROK family protein; this translates as MSRVPVLEIGGTHVTAAVIDTEAGLPVPFSAVRQPVPADAPARELLDAIAAVTDRVDVPAAAHWGVAIPGPFDYAAGVGRFRGIGKFESLHGVDVGAELLGRLPGAPSGISFVNDADAFAIGEYQAGAAAGRRRAVCITLGTGVGSSFLDGGNPVVDGPDVPPGGRAHRIAVDGLPLEEVVSRRAIRRFYARAAALPDDHRLPDVHDIAGSARAGDAHALRTVRHCFGALGRALAPWCERFRPELLVVGGSMAGSWDLVGPAVRAGFESWAPGTAPPTATALRPADAPLIGAAHWALHRSAGTPPVRI
- a CDS encoding carbohydrate ABC transporter permease, with product MTTRRISAGTAVRNTVLVLVSLLWAVPTWLLVVNALVPAADYSGSPHWLPHGGFGLFDNMSQAWTRARLGPAMGNSLLYAVTSSAAAIVVATTAAFATVIMPVKRKTLWFWLIYSGTLLPLQVFLRPLFLAYARTGLYDAQIGLFLVYVAVAIPFAYFIMRNFAQTLPGEVIEAARLDGASWWRVFWQIHVPLSRSAMVAAFVFQFVAVWNDLLFGITLSTSRNIRPVMAALAELQGNYSNVGPPVVLGGALLVSLPTVVLFFSAQRFFVSSLKLG
- a CDS encoding carbohydrate ABC transporter permease → MTSAVDRRPTAAPSPVPPPASPVRTPPRRLKDRLAGAGFLAPAVLLVAALLLTPFAVTLYRSFFSDGRVSSFNRLTNYGLFLSDPVLAKSIENTLMWVVGTVALPLVLGLGIAVMTNQSGWSRVARLLVVLPYAISGSAVAVVWNFILTTDGAANQALQALGLGSFAQGWLLEWPGNTLVMIVANTWQSTGVAVILFLVGLQTIPPETLEAASLDGADGLRKFWYVVMPQLRTVSVIVVGSSLVNGLKSFDLIWVLTQGGPGRNSETLAVSMYQETFLALRPGAGAAVAVVLTVIVLLASWLYLRRQLTPKGA